GCAGGGGAAGGGAACGGGGAAGAGAGAGCCTGAGCGGGGCTTTCTCAAACAGCTAAGGAGGGGAAAAGGGAGGTTCAAAAACAGCCATCAATTGTgagataaaaacacagcaaccaCTGAACAATTAAAATCAGTGACTGTTGACTCTTTGTTCCATCAAATTTCAGGCAGGCCGTCTCAAACACAGCCCAAGCAGCTATCAGGGTCCATCTGTCTGGCTGTGATCTGTGAGCCCTGGGTGATGATGTGTGTGACTGAGCAGTATGTGATCTTTGGGCTCTCCCAGCGCCACGGGCAGGACGACATATGGCACCTGCTGCTTGAACATGTGGTAATGATGGTGAGCATATCTGCACACAAATCGTGTGCACTTGCGCGCGCAGCAACCAGTGGCAGATTGCGGACATaacataaataatgaaaaagtgCAGTTTTCCCAGTCGTTGAACAGCAGAGTATTTATGTAGGCTGTAATCAACACGATGGCACGAACAAAGTGCTTAATTTACCTCCAGTTCGGCAGCGATTCTCTCCTCCTCTAATTCCTCCTTGTCCCCAGAGGCCAGTGTTGGGGGCGTAGATGCAGGACGAGGGTTTTCAGACACGGTCCTCCTCAGTTTTATGTGAGGTTTCTGGCCTTCGGTTtcttcagattcagatttctgGAAGAAAAAGAGCTTTTAACTTATCTGAAGCCAGTGTCAGAAGCTTACAACTTCAATATTATAACAAGAAGCAACAATATTTTGACCCATGTGGTCTGTTATACAAATGAACAGATACGCTGACACCATCTTCTCCCCATACAGAAGAAATAATGTGTTGATTTGCAGATTTGAGGAGGATTAAAATGTCCATCTGTCAATAAAATGCAGCGTGTGATTATTGcgtatgcttttttttttctttttttggtgcaACCTTTATGCTTTTTCCAGGAATTAGTGGCTCTCCGCTGCGAGTGGTCAGTCCTGGAGAAGAAGGGAAACTGCGTCtaggtggtggaggtggaggagactTGGAGGGTTTCTCTGTGCGATACCGAGGTACTGTGAGCTCATCTGGATGAGAAAGAAAATCACTCTTTTTGGAAGAAGAAGCActgctttttaaaacaacatcATGCCTCTAAATGCCATATGGCTTATATTTAGTGTTTAAAACCTACTTTACTCAATATTAAATGTCTAAATGTGCTGTATATCCCCTAGATTTCCTTTGCTCTTGAAAACTTGATGAGCTTAGTTTGTGTCAGACTGAGATACTGAACTCTTTATCTCACCAGAGCCACGCCTGGATCCTCCGTCTTTTCCAGAAAGCTTGTGCTGGGGCTTGCTGGCGCGGTGCTCTGGGGTCGCTGCTCCACTCTGGGGGTTCTGGCTGGACGATGTGTTGGACGAATGCTTGATCTGCTTTGCAGCAAAGTCCAGGTCTGGAATAGCCTTCATTAGCTCAGCCTGGGTCTCCTCCAGCAGCCGGTTGATGTCCTGGGCGCTGTATTGGGTTAGACTGGCTCGCTTCTCCTCCCAGTCCCGCTCTGCTGCCTGTAAAGTGGAGAAGAGGATCCCAACACTTTGTACTGTCTTGTGATATAATTTGTGACACAGAGAATGTGCAGCAGGTGGTGaggttttaaaaataacagcagaaatTCTTCCTACCAGCCGGACTTCGACGGACAAAGCTTTGTCAGCAGCAGCACGGCGCTCCAGCTCCTCCAAGGCTTTACCCTTGTGGGGAACAGGAGGATGATTGTCCTTGTGAGGGCCGGATGGGTTACCGTGCCCACGGCTGAGGCTGGTGTGAGGGCTCCAATTGGAAAGGCTGTTACCTCCCCCAAGGTCATTGATGGTGAGCGGTGGACTGGTGGGGATGTCAAAGTCTGCAAACTTTCGCAAATCCTCGTTGTGCTTTGATGAAGGACTAGAGAAGTCCTCTTGCTTCTTCCATACCCCCTCATTCGCTTGTCTGGCAAGAAATGGAAGATGAATTAATTAACCAGCTCTTTGAAATGttacacaaacaaaaccatGAATTATACATCAACCAAAGTGGAAACAATTGTTGATGAATGCTGAAAACatccccccaaaaaaccccTCTCCAAACACTGAAGGGCGTAAACTATAACTTTTACTAAATTAATTCTCAAACTCACGGTTTCCCACaaagatgagaggaaaaaactaattttgatGAGCTCTTTTATCAGTGAGATTAATTAAACCAGAAAGTGAGATGCTTTTTGGACACAAGGCTGATTAGGAGATAGACAATGGAGTGCTGAAGGGCAAATTTTCATCCACACTCACCATAAAATCAAAAATCCATTATTCATGTGACTGAAAATGGCCTCAATCAGGGCGTCACCTAGTAACGCCAGTTAATCACAACACTAGCAGCTTGAATGCACGTTTAAAGACTGCTTTTTTTCACTTCACACTGggtgatttttaatcatttctgtaTCTCTGATAGTTTCAGAGCTTTGgcataaaaacaataaactgcTTAATGGTGGAAATCTCTGATCTGAATCAACAACAATATCTAATCAATTTTCTTTGGTCTGAAGCCTGTCTTGTCTGCCACATTTTATGAAAATCCATAATGTTCTActgaaacagcaacaaagaggGGTGCAGGCACAATATCTTTGACTGAGATACAAATAGAAAAGTCTTGTCCCAACTGATTGCAGATGGATGCTGGGTGTGTTTCACTGTCAAAATGCATAATAATTTATTTGGCAAACGCTTCCTCAGTGTTGATATTATATTAATTCTAACTCAATGTATGGACAGCTTATCAGAATTCAACAAATACTGGCGTTTTCAAACTGGCACTGAAACTGTAACGCAGGTATGGAGCGGGTTCATACTTGCGCATGGTGGCGAGGGTGTCGGTTATAGTCTTGCAGCGTTTTAACAGGGCGTCGAGCCTGTGCGGCTCTTCTTTCAGGAATTTCACggcctccacctccaccctgAGCACCACCCGCATCTTACTCTGCAGGCCGGGGAATTGATCTGCAGCAGAAAGCAGAGGAGTGACATCGGAAGCCAAGCGTGCTCCCATAAACACATCAACTCAGTCCGACGATGCTGTGAAAGCCTGTTATGATACTGAAACAATAAGAAGTTTGAACCGCTGCAAATGGTCAGGGAGTTCATTAAGACAATACGCAATCTGAGCCTGATTAAATGTTGCAGACGAGCTGTGGGTGACTAAAAGATAATCAGTGCCTTGGTGAGTAATTATATTATAAACTGCCTGCCAGGGTAAAAGACAGTGTTTTCAGCTTTGCGCCTGTGTGGAGAATGTGAAATGTGCCAGCGTGACTCACTTTTCAGCTCTGTCAGTGTTTCTCCCAGCTTTCTCAGAACAGTGGccttctcctccagctcctgcaCTGTCACCAGCTTGTGGTTGACAGACGACTCCTTCTGGATCTCCTCCACTGACTTCTCCAGGTCGCTGGGATGGAACAGACAGCAGGCTGAGCACCAGGGATTCCTCCACTACACTTTAACTTTTACTGGCTGAAATTACGTTATTTGcatttcagtaaaacttctgcCAAAAAGCTGTCTCTCAATCAACTCGCAGCCAGGCAGGAGGAGTATGGATTGGTATTTAAAAGTCATAAAGCAActgagacattaaaaaaaaatctttcaaaataacTGCTTGATACGCCTTCAAGAACAGCAAATCTGCAAATGTGAATATGTTGAGCTCTAATGTTGAGCCTGTGTCCACTCAGGTCAGTCGTATGTCAAACAAGGCTGTTACAAGTTAcataatgaataaaacttttatatatatttaaccaAAATAATAATCGGCTGCCACTAGCcaggcagaaaaacagacatCAATTAGCAGAGATCATTTAACAGTCCAACCAATTATTCCAAATATCCAAACGCCGCGCAGAGTGAGATTCAAGAACTGTTCTGCCACTCAAAGAGAGATGCAGGAATCATTACCACAGCGAATATTTCCCCACATGAGACCGAAGCAAGTTATCTGATTATTAAATCTCAAGGTAGCCTTCTGTGCTCTCGTTTTGCAGGCACTTTAATTAGTTGCTGGACAGTTTCATACCGCAGATCTTAATAAGCATCTTGCTCTACGCCGGGCTTAATTACAGTTACAATTTCATCCTATCACTGTGCCATCCTGCAAGTCATTTAATTGTACAACAGATATGAACATTGTTATGTCTGATGCAATTATGAAATACATGTTAAAATACACCTTAACCTGCTGTCAGCTTATATATTCAATGCACTACTCAAAATCACCAACACTGTTCTTGTAGAAGAACTGCAGATTCATACATTCTTCTATGAGTACTACCACTTcaattattgcttttttttctttttaattgcaCATTTGATGTTTGGATGACAGTATTTCAGGAACTAGTAAATACAAAAACCTGAGaatttctctgttatttctcattagGCTATTGATTCAGAATTTTCAATATTGGATGAGCAGAACAAAAAGCATCTAATTATggaaacatttaaatatgaaaaacaatgGAAGCAGTCATTAAAAGTCCCAACTTTGagcacacattaacaaaaaaatgattaactCGTGATAATTTCTGAACCACACATATTTGCATGttacaaaacattgaaaacacTTTTCAATATGAAAAACGTGACCacaaaattgaattcaaatgtTACTGATGTTGAACTTGACTGATGCAGGTATGACAAgctgtaccacaaaaacaaaaatactgattAATAGCCTAATAGTTCTGGCGTTTCAAAAAGGTTCTTCAGATCTaatgatatttttcattttttggaccCCAATTTGTAGGATGAAACCTATCATCAATAGCATGATgagaaattaaagtaaaaatttcAGGCGTTTTTATTTAATAGTTGAGATATCCGACACAGAATTAAATTTGCATTGATATATGAAgagaaaatttcacaaatatcttcataaaaatgaatattttgatGATTTGGATGGAATGACCCTAATATTGATAGGCTGGGCATTTCAGTGCTTTACAGCTGTTTACATTATTGCCTTAAATCCAAGTTTTTGTTGTTACTGACTGGAGCTGCTGGATGATGAGCTCCTCCTCATTCAGGTACTTgagcctctcctcctccaccaggaggcgctgtcTCTGCAGAGGATCCTCCTGCTTCCTCAGGGCGTCAGCCACGCGCACGTTCAGCTCCGCTTCCGTCCGTTTCAGCAGAGTTCGCACTGAATCCTGGTTCTCTAGCTGCTCACACATACAATCACACACAACATTACAGATGTCCATACACAGCTCAGACTTCAGCAGGGCATGGTATACCGTCTGCAAGTACTTGGAAATAAATCAATGTTAGCCTTGTTGGCCTTTGGAGGACAGCTCGTTGAAGTTCTGAAATCTGCTTTCACAGCAATCGCAAAATAACAATGAGACATCAAAGAGGAAAACTGGAGCACCATTGCAAAGTAAACTTGAATGATTTGCAGAAATTGCACACTCTGGCTTGCCCCGTCTTGGAGAGGGCAGACTGTGACCTTTCCATCTCTCCTGCCTTCTTATTCAAGAagaacatttttgcattatCCTTCACTGCCCATGAGGTTTCCAGTCATTCACTTGTGAGCTTTAGCCAAGTGAATGTGGTGTCTTGACTGTGTATCAGCATGTGCACATAACGTTTCTCCAAACACAGAAAGCTGGGACGCCCTGAGGAAAAAACGTCCACACAGAGCGTGAACTCCGCTCCCTCTCAGTGTTACGAATGGAATATTCGACAGGACTACTGCTTGTAATACAACTCCCTGAGATGAAATCACCTGGCAAGcaagaaaaattaataattgATCAACCTTATGTTCTAGGAAGTGAAGCGAGACAACAATATGAGTAACATTTATAATTACCCAGTATTCCCCCATTATACTGCCGGCAGCAGTGATGCAGATGCACAGGGGTGGGGTaacatattaaaaaacattttacatatttagaaagatacactttcagcttttcttattttatctcGCAGTGCTGTGCTGCTTCTCACTCAGCTGCCAGTCTCTTCCTCACACTCCCTTCCTGTATAATTCATGAGCCACATGTAAAATTGAAGCCGTCGGCCATCACCACGGGCAACAGAACGAGCCCGGGGCAGAGGTCACACTCGGGCACACAGAGGTGTAAACATTAAACTGTCCTCTCCACGTACATCAGTCAGAGAAACCCCCGTGACTGCTGCCATGGAACAAATAAAAGCTTTGCACATCCATCATCTTTCACCTCCACTACTCCTTCTTTCCTCGTTTCCCCTGCAAGAAACTCTCACCACTCTGTTTATTTCATCATCTCTTCCTCACTCCTGCAGCAGTAACCATGGCACCACTTGCATCAGAGATAAATGAAATGCATAAGGACCTCaacagtgcattttttttcatttcttccttCGCTGCAGCCATCATGACAACctgtatttttgtaaaacagcaCAAGATGTGAACTAAGCTTTTATCTCTCTATCTGATTATTAATCCTCAAACAACATCACGCCCTCAATGTGTCATGCAGCACAGCTAAGCAGGTGTTATTTACTATAGGTGCTGTATCGAAGTGAAGATCAAACAAATATCAAAGCGCCTGCACACTGTACATAAGTGATGAAATATTGTAGTGTTCAATTACAGTTGCAGGTGTTTCTATTaaatttaactgttttctgaGGCGTTCTATGGACCTCTGCACAAGCAAAGCACATGTGGAGTGTACGCTGACACTGCAAAGCTTAGTATGTCACTCACATTTATCATGATAACGCCAATTCACTTGTTTGAAAATGCTTGAGTTCACCTCAACCtgatttctgcaaaaaaaaataaaaaatcccctgAACCTGCTGCCAACAATTTTCTTATGAATTCCTTTTATTCAATAAAAAGTTGTTAGTAACTATTCACAAGACTGTGGATTATGCAGAGTCATCAGGACATCGTCTCGGattcattttttatgtatattttcaatgCTTTGAGCACAACAAACAAATTTGCCTCCATTTCACCTTTGGAACGCTGATTAGTTTATAATTGCTCTCCTGTTCCCTGTCCTTTGATGCATTATACCTCTTTCAATATAATTTCAATATTTCCAGCTGCCATTTACAAACATTGTTTCATCAACAATTGTATTAACCTGAGTTTAATTTTCTTGCTTTGGAtttctttattgtgtatttttttaaaggattttatAGGATGATGGGATACACAAGGAGTATGTGTAAATGACAGTTTTATGGATAAAAGGTAGAGAGTGGAGCATAGAGCTGCGTGCACAAAAGCAgaatgtcattttctgtcacagtgTACTAAGAGGTTTAAAATACCGAATAGCCACACAAAGAATCATAACCTTGAACATCGTAGAAATAtatcaaaatcaaaaaatgtttgaatggTTCGATACCACTAATGGAGtgctttttgtgtgatttaaaaGAACAGACTTAAAGAAACAGATAAATGGCATCTGATGGCGGATTATATACCTGTGTCTTGCGTAGTTGGGTGAGCTGCTTGCGCAGGTCGGTGGCGTTTTGCTGCAGCCCGTGCAGATGGAGCTGCATCTGCAAGCGACCAACGCTGTTCACTTGGCTCAAGTTAGAGGGTGGCGGCGGCATCAGAGCTAGAGGTGCCGACGGCGTATGAGCTGCCAATCACAGAGCAGGACATGGGGGTCACCGGGAGGTCGGCGGGAAACAAATTGGTTAGTTTGCTGGGCTTTTTGCTCCGGTGAGATTTGCAGTCAGCCAGCCAGATTGACACACAGTACAAACAAATAGCGCACACACTCTCGGCATAAAGGCCCAAAGAAATGTACATAGATAGAaaatatacaaagaaaaaaagcaccatATTCACAGATCTTCCAATAGCCCACTGGGAGAAATGTGAGCTCATGCTATTAGTAAAACTCACAGAGAACTGCATTAGTTAATTCAGTAGTGACACACAGGGATAACCATgctcttatcttaacacaggcCTTTGTGAGTATGGCCATTGACCAGCCAAGAGATTCAACcatacaaacacactcacaaagGAGTGTCCAGTGTGTGACAAAACAAACCTCTCTTAAGAAATAATAAAGCAGAAATTGAAAAAGTGGGATCAGAGACAGGACAAAAGGGGGGAGTCCACTCTCTGGGAAGGGAAACAAGAGAATAAACACCACCAGCTACCCAGCAACACCATACAGAGGGCAGAGAGCCATGAGAGATGTCAGATAGGAGAAATTAAAAAGGGTGATAGAGTAGGAGATGGCAACTACCTTTCTTCTTCAGCCGTCCAGCTGGAATGTGGAAAGAGTGAGCCGAGAAATTAATGAGAGgtgacagagagacaaagaaggagaggaaagtcttaaaaagttcatttctAACGGAGCGACGATCCTGGAGAACAGTTTATTGACTACAGCAGATACACGGACTGTGGTGACGGTTCAGTCCTTTGGCGTGGCGCCAATTTGTGAGGAAGCTTGAAAAATAACTGTATCTTTGTGCTGACCCCTCGAGGGTCTGGCATCGGAAAGGGTTTGTTTGTGCCAGAACAAGATTATAGACAGgcgaggggaaaaaaatacagaaacaggGTTCACCTACTATCTATAAGCTACACACGTTGTCAGTATTTCACAATTCCTTgctgagaaacatttttttttgtgtgatttaaatACCATTTTGATAGTTTCAAAATTAGATTCAAACATGAAATGCAATCTCCACACACCCAGTGGAGTCCAAAGTGAAGAAATAAACCTTCAACTCCTTCAAAGGTGTCTGTCTTATTACCTCGCCCAGGAGGTTCTGTTTACAATTTActacgtttgtctgtttatttaaCACCTTTCAAAAGCTCCAAAGCTGTTAGAAGGtggatttttctctctctgactgAGTTATGCCAACTGTTCCCCTCTTGCTTCTAGCATTTGTTCTTAGAGATTTGCAAAACTGAATGCTAGACAAATTGAGATGAAATTTATGCTGATTTTCTCATCTGATAGAGTTGAGCAATTCTCCAGCGTCTTTCTAACACTCCTTTAAAAGCTTAACCCTGGCCGCAACAGTTCTATTGAGTGGATTTGAACAgcctttatttttgtcatgaaaATGGTGAATGAGTCATTTGGAAATTAATAGAGAAAAACTAAGATAGTGAAAGAGAAATAGAAAAAGGCATGAATGAGGTGGAATGAAAAGTGCTTTAATACTTAACCTGTTTGGTTTGGTTAAACCGAGCCGTTTGCCTATTTAGTGTGGTTCAATGTACGCTGCTAGCAGAAAGGGATCTATGTGAATGACCGTGATTTTCAAAAGCTGAGCAACTATCACATCAATCTGATGATTGTCTGGTgttcagcaagaaaaaaaatctctactGCCAATGCAGATAAATGTATGCAAATTATTTTGTAACCATGGTAACATGTAACAAAAGCAGTTTAAACTACAGGTTGTGGGACGACGTGTAGCTTGCTTCGCACTTTGTTTAGCCCGATAAAAAAGATTCGATTAATTCAAAAATTACATGGACATCATGTTTGCAACTGAATAACTGGTTTGTTCATTTTCCCAACCAAAAGTGCCAAACATTCTCTGGATCCAGCGCAGCAGCTTCATTAAAGCACCTGATGCTCCATCAAAAGGttgttgaatatttttgtaaggattttttttctgctagtcaaactgtgtaattttatgtttaCAGCTCTTGGTTTGGTAGTTAAAAGTCAGTGTGAACACGACTGGACCAGAACTAACAGGCATCACCGTATAATTTCCTCCCCTGATCTGAACCAAGTGAACCGAACTACAGGTGTGAAAACAGCAATTACTGACTCAACAATTTTGAGGCTGCATTCCAAATCGCATACTTACTACGTGCTACAGCTGCCCTTACAAAGTACATCTGCTGGATGCACTACGCAGACGTCGCAGACTACTTTGTCATAATATTGGGCCTTAAAATTTGACTGTCTTGCTCGTATGTCCATCGCAGTCTGTTGTACAAAATGAGCCGTCATCTGTCTGAGTCCTCAAGCTTGTATTTTACTCGCGGGAGACACTGTGACGTATGCAACGCAACTgcacagaggattgtgggtcagaatggagAGTAAAAAAACAGACTGCATGCTGCAAAATCTGAGCAGACATAGAGGGACATTCtggcatttttgacaaattgcaATTGATATACTGTGTATTGggacatttttaatctttttctggcaCACCATATACTATGGTCGTAAGGGTATGAGAATGTACTCCCAATTAACTGTATCATAAAGTACAGCTGATTCATCCATGTTGTCAAAGTTCAATAAAGTAGCTACAATCCAGGAGGTCACCATCACTGCTAGTTTGTGTGGATCTGGTGCACTACTGTTAGcaggaaaaatacatttctaaacGGAGATCAGCATGGCAGTGTTAGTAATGGGTCAGTCCACAGATCACAATTACCCAGCTCTACTCACTTCCAGTGGCGGAGCCGTCACTGTTGGTTTCGGTCTTCTCGCTGGAAGAGAAAGGTAATGGCCGTGAAAACTCCGTCCCTTGGTCCGGAGGGCAGCCCGCCATCATGCAGAGACGCAGCAGGCCGCATCTGAGGATCAACGGCCACAGGGCAAGGCAATTACAGTGCTAACACTACCGGCACCACTACTGGACACTATCAGACTGATTAACAAGTTATCTGCTTGTTAATGAGACCCTACTGTGTACAGGAGGGTAAAGTGGGATGACAACAACGGCCAGTGTGAGGAAGTCAAAATCTATGTCCCTGTATCAGTGCCCGGATAAACAACACAGTGCCCTAATGCTTAGTGGTCTGCACTTGCACACAAAGGTAATGTGCCACTTCACAGCTATGCAGCTGATAATGGCTCTGATAATAGCCTGCTGCTGTTCCTGTCGATAATGTGTCCAATATAAAGCTGTATGTGTGACTTCGAGAGGGTTAATGGGGTTTAATGGAGAGTCTTACGTGCTGTCGCTGTCCGGTGCTCTGGTCAGAACACTCTGGACCAGTCCAGTCAGGCTGGCGATCTGCTTCTCCATGGCCTCCATGCGCTCCAGGCGATGATCCCTTgaaaagtggacaataaaacaGACATGGATTAAGACTTGAAATAGATGGAAATGGGCAAAGATTTGTTTTTTGAGGTGTGAAATACATAGCCAACAATCAAAGTTGAAAAACTGTGCCACAGTGCAAAATGATACCTAAATAAAAGTTGGCACACAGGCTCATGCTGACCTGCTAGTATCTGCATCTTGCCCAGATAATGAAGATCCAAAACCAGGCATGGTCCTGCTGCCCTCCCCAGGTCCAGCTGTTAGACACAGAGGTTCTGAACCAGAGCTGGGCCTCGACTTCGGGCTCTCGACGAacacagaggaggaggcagagtcCTTGCGGAAACTCTGCCTGACAGGTGAGGCCCTGGGTGAGCTGGAATACGAGTCCCTGTCCCTCAGCTGCATGTCAGGGATTTTCTGTGGGGATGAGGGCGGCATTCGAAAACCCATGCCCAGAGTGGCCGAGGAGTATGTGTCAGAGTACAGCGAACCTCCGGGCTTGTAGAGAGAGTCCTCCAGGTCTCCCTGAAGAGCAGCGGCCGAATAGGTGCTGAGGGAGCGCACGGAGCCACGGCGGTAGAGGCCAGTGGATACGGGGAAGCTAAAGGGGTCTCCGATGGCAGCTAACGACTGGGTGGAGGCAATGCTGAGTCGACCTTCATGCATCAAGCTGTAGGGATCTGCATACAACCCCTCGTTCTTCATCAGCGCCATGTTTTTCGCAGAAACTTCTTCATCAGGCTTGACATCACGACGCTCCAGGATGGCACTGGGTGAAGGAGACAGGCCTGCGTTGGCAGCGTGGCCGGCTGACGGATGGTGGGGATGTCGGGGTTGCTCATGCTGGGGGTGGGACCCGGCGAAGGACGGAGGGCGGCCGCCGGTGTAGGAGAGGCGTGAGCGAGATGGAGAGCCGGAGGACGCTGAGGCCGTGGAGGAAGGAAGGGTGTTGAGGCGGCGCGTCGGAGAGGAGTCACGAGAGGAATACACCATTTCCCTCTGAAAGGAACAAGCAGGGATGggagttaccatggagacccaCGGATGAGCGTGCTGTGTTTCCCATGTGTCAGCTGCACACAGAGACGACTTAGATCTGGCAGGAACTAGACAGACTGTCACAGGCTGCAGACGCCAAAAGAAGATGAGGAATTTCTCAAAAGACCAATTATTGATCACAGAATGTAGTCTCAAACTCTTCTAGACTGAAGCTTGCAATATTTTTCAAATAGAATGAGTGAAAAAGGGGGTGTTCTG
This portion of the Amphiprion ocellaris isolate individual 3 ecotype Okinawa chromosome 19, ASM2253959v1, whole genome shotgun sequence genome encodes:
- the srcin1a gene encoding SRC kinase signaling inhibitor 1 isoform X11 codes for the protein MENAGKPSDPERGGSHMISTDDLEYPREYRTLGNSARRFSNVGLVHTSEHRHTVSAAQSLEALTNLHKADMERKRDAFMDHLKSKYQQQQQQLQHPHHSPHHNPPSPSPSHASMRGTSERSAREQQQPNYWSFKSRSPRHSQSTQSGLADQAAKLSFASTESLETMSEADMPLGFNRMNRFRQSLPLSRSASQNKLRSPGVLFLQYGDETRRVHITHELSSLDTLHALIVHMFPQKLTAGMLKSPNTAILIKDEARNVFYELEDVRDIQDRSIIKIYRKEPIYASYPAAAHLANGDLRREMVYSSRDSSPTRRLNTLPSSTASASSGSPSRSRLSYTGGRPPSFAGSHPQHEQPRHPHHPSAGHAANAGLSPSPSAILERRDVKPDEEVSAKNMALMKNEGLYADPYSLMHEGRLSIASTQSLAAIGDPFSFPVSTGLYRRGSVRSLSTYSAAALQGDLEDSLYKPGGSLYSDTYSSATLGMGFRMPPSSPQKIPDMQLRDRDSYSSSPRASPVRQSFRKDSASSSVFVESPKSRPSSGSEPLCLTAGPGEGSRTMPGFGSSLSGQDADTSRDHRLERMEAMEKQIASLTGLVQSVLTRAPDSDSTCGLLRLCMMAGCPPDQGTEFSRPLPFSSSEKTETNSDGSATGTGRLKKKAHTPSAPLALMPPPPSNLSQVNSVGRLQMQLHLHGLQQNATDLRKQLTQLRKTQLENQDSVRTLLKRTEAELNVRVADALRKQEDPLQRQRLLVEEERLKYLNEEELIIQQLHDLEKSVEEIQKESSVNHKLVTVQELEEKATVLRKLGETLTELKNQFPGLQSKMRVVLRVEVEAVKFLKEEPHRLDALLKRCKTITDTLATMRKQANEGVWKKQEDFSSPSSKHNEDLRKFADFDIPTSPPLTINDLGGGNSLSNWSPHTSLSRGHGNPSGPHKDNHPPVPHKGKALEELERRAAADKALSVEVRLAAERDWEEKRASLTQYSAQDINRLLEETQAELMKAIPDLDFAAKQIKHSSNTSSSQNPQSGAATPEHRASKPQHKLSGKDGGSRRGSDELTVPRYRTEKPSKSPPPPPPRRSFPSSPGLTTRSGEPLIPGKSIKKSESEETEGQKPHIKLRRTVSENPRPASTPPTLASGDKEELEEERIAAELEGRHLSPVPHIVLTDCSPASPTFSEDPVRDLANEPLEESPSRDWTGHHMAYETIISRKRYSEGFQSPPQREQSCLDIESKPGVALLLTELEVRVVSPLQAQELSRTAGEVLQIVTISAQTKEVSEVQLSGRPVLVLCREEKTVKDAYKLLYSLLESSKPVPKPRMKSSHHSGQERSLVEALRRGMETEENILTLQHTAYMTQQSPLSLTSESSGFSRSVDNVTSRGKTAEDIRRSTYKRLDSLEETIRELENTLIEISGHPRTEQLYTETATNSTSLQSPTSDTKKPPVPPKPSSLSPAPIQGGNNSSVGKVLHSSAASKLKHLQQNSTDKTKSGKREDFLKIQGQQQTCPPWVTSLLGPQLKALGTNSTSGSIEPYLSGIKTGIFSGRVASPAAAFAPGLRKYPKEGSVPSLTASSSQAKALLASLTASGLSAEALLLSSTLRHHRLLREQRASSLPLSSSQSSSPTPPATSSSSSSSPTTPTPSLSPSSPTPSNSFTFSSGVLKPSSRSLDSSSLNSCKDGGSD
- the srcin1a gene encoding SRC kinase signaling inhibitor 1 isoform X8; translated protein: MENAGKPSANAGACFPKQDPERGGSHMISTDDLEYPREYRTLGNSARRFSNVGLVHTSEHRHTVSAAQSLEALTNLHKADMERKRDAFMDHLKSKYQQQQQQLQHPHHSPHHNPPSPSPSHASMRGTSERSAREQQQPNYWSFKSRSPRHSQSTQSGLADQAAKLSFASTESLETMSEADMPLGFNRMNRFRQSLPLSRSASQNKLRSPGVLFLQYGDETRRVHITHELSSLDTLHALIVHMFPQKLTAGMLKSPNTAILIKDEARNVFYELEDVRDIQDRSIIKIYRKEPIYASYPAAAHLANGDLRREMVYSSRDSSPTRRLNTLPSSTASASSGSPSRSRLSYTGGRPPSFAGSHPQHEQPRHPHHPSAGHAANAGLSPSPSAILERRDVKPDEEVSAKNMALMKNEGLYADPYSLMHEGRLSIASTQSLAAIGDPFSFPVSTGLYRRGSVRSLSTYSAAALQGDLEDSLYKPGGSLYSDTYSSATLGMGFRMPPSSPQKIPDMQLRDRDSYSSSPRASPVRQSFRKDSASSSVFVESPKSRPSSGSEPLCLTAGPGEGSRTMPGFGSSLSGQDADTSRDHRLERMEAMEKQIASLTGLVQSVLTRAPDSDSTCGLLRLCMMAGCPPDQGTEFSRPLPFSSSEKTETNSDGSATGTGRLKKKAHTPSAPLALMPPPPSNLSQVNSVGRLQMQLHLHGLQQNATDLRKQLTQLRKTQLENQDSVRTLLKRTEAELNVRVADALRKQEDPLQRQRLLVEEERLKYLNEEELIIQQLHDLEKSVEEIQKESSVNHKLVTVQELEEKATVLRKLGETLTELKNQFPGLQSKMRVVLRVEVEAVKFLKEEPHRLDALLKRCKTITDTLATMRKQANEGVWKKQEDFSSPSSKHNEDLRKFADFDIPTSPPLTINDLGGGNSLSNWSPHTSLSRGHGNPSGPHKDNHPPVPHKGKALEELERRAAADKALSVEVRLAAERDWEEKRASLTQYSAQDINRLLEETQAELMKAIPDLDFAAKQIKHSSNTSSSQNPQSGAATPEHRASKPQHKLSGKDGGSRRGSDELTVPRYRTEKPSKSPPPPPPRRSFPSSPGLTTRSGEPLIPGKSIKKSESEETEGQKPHIKLRRTVSENPRPASTPPTLASGDKEELEEERIAAELEGRHLSPVPHIVLTDCSPASPTFSEDPVRDLANEPLEESPSRDWTGHHMAYETIISRKRYSEGFQSPPQREQSCLDIESKPGVALLLTELEVRVVSPLQAQELSRTAGEVLQIVTISAQTKEVSEVQLSGRPVLVLCREEKTVKDAYKLLYSLLESSKPVPKPRMKSSHHSGQERSLVEALRRGMETEENILTLQHTAYMTQQSPLSLTSESSGFSRSVDNVTSRGKTAEDIRRSTYKRLDSLEETIRELENTLIEISGHPRTEQLYTETATNSTSLQSPTSDTKKPPVPPKPSSLSPAPIQGGNNSSVGKVLHSSAASKLKHLQQNSTDKTKSGKREDFLKIQGQQQTCPPWVTSLLGPQLKALGTNSTSGSIEPYLSGIKTGIFSGRVASPAAAFAPGLRKYPKEGSVPSLTASSSQAKALLASLTASGLSAEALLLSSTLRHHRLLREQRASSLPLSSSQSSSPTPPATSSSSSSSPTTPTPSLSPSSPTPSNSFTFSSGVLKPSSRSLDSSSLNSCKDGGSD